The region GCGATAGGGCTGATATCCACGCCACCATCGCCGTATTTGGTATAAAAACCAACACCAAAATCTTCTACTTTATTACCCGTTCCAGCAACAAGCAATCCATGAACGCCGCCGTGATAATAAAGGGTAGTCATTCTTAATCTTGCTCTGGTATTGCCTAAAGTGAGCTCTACTTGAGGATTGCTTGTAACACTAGGCATTTGATCTTTAAAAATTTGGAACACTGGTGTGAGATCACTTCTTACATCGTCTACATTGTCAAATCGATGTTTCAACTGTATGATATGTTCTTGAGCTCTAGTAACATGATCGTGATGCTGGTGAATAGGCATTTCTACGCACAATACCTCTAGGCCAGTCATAGCGCAAAGAGTAGAGGTGACGGCACTGTCAATGCCTCCACTCACACCTACCACATAACCTTTTACTCCAGCTTTGACGGCATAATCTTTCAGCCATTTTACTATGTGATCTGTTACTCTTTCAACTTTCATAATCGTATTTTTGCAAGCATAAAAATAAATAAAAATATAGCGAGTTATAAGAGTATGAAGATGAATTTAATTAAGTTTTTTATTATTCTCGCTTTCGCGAAAGCGATTACCTCATGTACTCCTACTCATAAAGTCGAAGAGGAGATCGCTAACATACAAGTGGATGTTGATTTGATCACTTTTCATAAAGAATTTGCCAGTGCAAATGCAGCAGATCTTCCTAATTTAAAAGAAAAATTCCCTCTCTTTTTTCCGCCTAGAGTTCCAGACAGCATGTGGATTTCTAAATTAATGGGGAAAGATACCATTCATAACGCATTAGAAAATGCAGTAAGGGATGCCGATTTTAATTATCAGGAAATGGAGCGCCAAATGAAGGATGTCATGCGTCATGTCATTTATTATTTTCCAGAATTTGAAGCGACGCCTATGGTAACGGTTCTCTCTGATGTAAATTACCGTCAGAAAGTGATTCCTACAGCTAGTCAATTGATCATTTCTATAGACACCTATTTAGGTAAGGATCACGAATTGTACGGAGGAATCAATAAATACCAGCGAGAGAATTTAAATCGAGAACAACTTCCAGCAGATGTGGCTCTGGCTTATGCGAGACTTTTTGTAAACCCCTCTATGGAGCGTGCCTTATTAGATAATATGATCTACCATGGAAAGCTTCATTATGTTCAAGAGCTTTTTGCCCCTAAAGCTACAGGCGATCAGTTGTTGAACTATTCGCCAGAGAAATACGTGTTTACCGTAGAAAATGAGTCTCAAATGTGGCGCTATTTTATAGATAATGAGATGCTGTATGATACCGACTCTAAGTTGCTTTCCAGATTCATACTCCCAGCGCCTTTTTCAAAGTTTTACCTAGAAGTAGATCAACAAACTCCTGGTGGAGTAGGTCGTTATATAGGATACCGAATGGTCAAGTCATTCATGGAAAATAATCAAGTGGATCTAGAAACCATGATCGACTTAAACGCAGAAGAAATTTTTAAACGTTCTAAATACAAACCTTTACAGTAATGTCAGATAAAAAAAATAGATCTACCATAAAAATTGGAATTGAACTGGATGAAAATCGAGTTCCAGAAAACATCAGATGGAGTGCTCCAGATGGTGGCGTAGACGCTGCAGAAGCAAAAGCCATGATGGTCTCTATGTGGGATAGTAAGGATAAGGAATCTTTCCGTATTGACTTATGGACCAAGGATATGCCAGTTGATGAAATGCGCGTTTTCTTTCACCAGACACTAGTTTCTATGGCAGATACCTATCATCGTGCCACTAATGATGATAAGATGAGAGATACCATGATTGATTTTTGTGATTATTTTGCAGAGAAATTAAATCTTAAGGAAGAGGAATAGGTTGTTAGTAAGCGATAGGCAGGTTGATTTGTTGGTAGCCTAATGTGATAGTTCTTTTTATAGGTGGAGACTTCTTATGGAGATTATTAATCTGCTTGGATTTATGCCTTATTGAATATTGAATTAGAGTAAATAAACATGTCTTATGGAAGAACCCCTTTTTGATCACAACTTACTCATAGAGATGGCTTGGTATAAAATGCCTTTTGGCGCTCATAAAGGTAAGTTCTTAAGTGAAGTGCCAGAGTCCTATTACATTTGGTTCAGAAGGCAAGGTTTTCCTACCGGTAAATTAGGAAACTATATGCAGACCGTTTTTGATATGAAAGTAAACGGTATAGAAGGGATGTTAAGAGAAATACGCAGGAATACGGTGAATGATAGGCCGGTTTTTTAAATTCACTATTCACTATTCACTATTCACTATTCACTATTCACTATTCACTATTCGTCTTCAATCTCAACAGGAGTTTCTTTCCCCGGCCCTAAAAGGAGGAAACCATAGAATGGAGTTTTTATTTAAGCCTCTTTAGAGAAACCTAGCCTTTAGGCTTAGGGAGAAGGTTTTGATTCTTATTTGAGCGTCTCATTAATCCCGTGGATATAATTCAGCAATTCTTCTTTACCTTGATTGTTTGAAGCACTGGTGATAAAATAAGGAGGCATTTCTTCCCATATGCCTTCCAGTAAAAACTTTTTATAAGCCTCCACATTGCGCTCTAATGCTTTGGGTTTTAATTTATCTGCTTTAGTAAAAACAATGCTAAAAGGTATTTCACTTTCTCCTAGCCATTCCATAAATTCTACATCTATAGGTTGTGGATCATGTCTTATGTCTACTAGCACAAATCCGCATACCAACTGCTCGCGTTTTTCAAAATACTTCGTGATAAATTTTTGAAATTTGGCTTTGCTAGATTTGGAAACTCGGGCATAACCATAACCAGGTAAATCGACCAGATGCCATGTTTTGTTGATCAAGAAGTGATTGATCAGTTGCGTTTTTCCGGGTCTTCCAGATGTTTTGGCAAGACTTTTTTGATTCACTAACATATTGATCAATGAAGACTTCCCTACGTTAGACCTTCCTATAAATGCATATTCTGGAATACCAGAATTAGGACACTTGGATACGTCTTGATTGGATATAATAAATTCTGCGCTCGTAATATTCATATAACAAAGATACTATTTAGAGGATAACAAGTAGGTCTATTTCTTTAAGAGGAAATAAGTAAAATAAGGGCAATATTTAAATTAAAGTCCTCTTTTTTCCAACCAGCTGTTTAAAATCTCGTTGAATTCATCTGGGTGTTCCATCATGGCGGCGTGTCCACATTTGTCCACCCAATAAAGATCACTATTAGGTAGTTTTTCATGAAATTCTACAGCGACATTAGGTGGTGTAACTCCGTCTTGTTTTCCCCAGATAATGCAAATGGGCGTTGTCATATTAGGAAGATCCTTTGACATATTGTGGCGTATAGCACTCTTTGCAATGGCGAGTGTTTTGAGCAATTTATTACGGTCATTAACCGTTGCAAAAACCTCATCCACAATTTCTTTTGTAGCGACAGCGGGATCATAAAAAACATCCTGACTTTTTGCTTTGATGTATTCATAATCTCCCTTTTTGGGGTAGCTATCACCCATAGCACTTTCATAAAGTCCAGAACTGCCAGTGATGACCAGCGCTTTTATTTTTTCAGGAAACATCTTTGTAGTCACAAGACCTATATGTCCACCTAGAGAATTGCCTAATAAGATCACTTCATCCCATCCCATATGATTGATAAAAGCATTGATGTGTTTTGCAAAGGTCCCGACGCTAGTTTTAATCAAGGGAGTGGAGTACATGGGTAAAGTAGGCACGACGACTTGATATCCTTTAGGAGGGAAATAATCGATTACACCTTGGAAATTACTTAGGCCACCCATCAAACCATGCAATATGATGATAGGGGTACCCTTTCCAGTAGTATAATATTCAAATTTACCGTCTTTGATAAGATCGTGCGTCATATGGTGATTCTATGTGGCAAATATAATGGTTTTGGGTATAGGAAAAACAATGTTTTCTACTAGCTATTTGGAAAGTAAAAGTTTCTTTGAAAACAATTCTACTAATTTTTATTTCGCTTTCGCGAAAGCGGAACTACTACAATTCTATAAGATTTTATACGACATCTTAAATTGTTAATAACTAGGGTAGTTATTCAGAAACAGCTGCATTTATCAACAAAGTGGTAAATTGTGGTAAAAAGTGGTATTAATTTCCCTATTTTTGATTTAAATAGTGCAAAACAGCTATTTCCAATGATCAACTTTATAGGAACATACGAGTGTAAAACCGACGCCAAAGGGCGGTTCATGATGCCAGCCGCTTTAAAGAAGCAGTTGACACCTGTCATGCAAGAAGGTTTTGTAATCAAAAGGGCCGTTTTTCAGCCTTGCCTAGAGTTGTACCCATTAGTGGAGTGGAATAAGATGATGGAAAAATTGAACGGCTTAAACCGATTCAATAGAAAGCACAATGATTTCATACGTCGTTTTACCGCTGGAGTTAAAACTGTTGAGGTGGATGCAAATGGGCGATTGCTCATTCCCAGAGACCTCATAACCATTGCAGGAATCACAAAAGAAGTTACCGTTTCAAGTGCGGTAAATATATTAGAAATCTGGGATAAGGAAAGGTATGAAGCGGCTATTGATGACTCGCTAGATGACTTTGCTGATCTCGCTGAAGAAGTAATGGGAAATGACACAACCGATCTCTTATCATAATCCAGTTCTTTTAAAAGAATCTGTAGATGGATTGAATATCGATCCATCTGGCGTATACGTGGATGTAACTTTTGGCGGTGGAGGACACTCTCGAGAGATACTTGCTCGATTAGGCCCCGAAGGAAAGCTTTTTGCTTTTGATCAAGATATAGACGCCCTAAAGAATGCGATTGAAGATGATCGCTTTCTGTTGATTCCTCAGAATTTCGGTTATATGAAGCGCTTTTTAAGACTTTATGGTATTAAAGAAGTAGACGGGATTTTGGCAGATTTAGGTGTGAGTTCCCATCAGTTTGATGAAGCAGCACGAGGGTTTTCTACCCGCTTTGATGCGCGATTAGATATGCGTATGAATCAAGATCAAGATCTAGATGCTGTCATTGTATTGAATCAATACAGTGAAGAAGATCTTGTTAGAATTTTTAAGTCTTATGGGGAACTGCGTATAGCGCTTAAGCTAGCACAACGCATTGTAGCAGCAAGACAAGAGTCTGAAGTCACCACCGTTGCCGACCTTAAGGCGATTTGTGCTCCTTTAGTTCCAGAACGTATAGAACACAAGCTGCTGGCTCAAGTCTTTCAAGCCATACGCATTGAAGTGAATAAAGAGATGGAAGTGCTCTACGATTTTTTAAGACAGTCCGAAAATATTTTAAAAATAGGTGGAAGGCTGAGTGTGATTTCTTACCATTCTTTAGAAGACCGTCCAGTAAAAAGGTTTATGAGAAATGGTCTTTTTGAAGGAGAGCCAGAGAAAGATGTTTTCGGTAGGTCCAGTGTGCCTTTTAAGAAAATAGGTAAAATGATCATTCCTTCCAGAGAAGAGATTAAGGAAAATAACCGCGCGAGAAGTGCTAAGCTTCGTATTGCAGAGAAAATAGAAAGAGAATAAATGGCTGCCAAAATCTATGACATATTAAAAGGTAGTTTTTTAACTAATGATGATGCTTTTAAAAACTGGCGGTTTATTCTGTTTGCTGCTTTTCTAGCCATTGTCATGATTTACACAGGTCATAGTTACGAGAGAAAGGTGCACAAACTAGCTGCTCTTAATGAACAAGTTACTGAGCTGCATAGCGAGTATACCGATTTAGAAAGAAGGTTGATGTTCATGCAAATGGAATCTACCGTGGCTGTAAAAATTAAAAAGAAAGGAATTGCTCCGGCTCAAAATCCGCCGCAGAAGATTATAATCTTAAAGACCAAAGATGGCAACAACTAGTAAAAACATATTAAATAAAATGTACCTAGTAGGTGCCGTGTTTGTTATTGTTGCGCTATTGGTTGTTGTTCAAATTATCAATATTCAATTTGTTGATGGGGATGCTTACAGAGCAAAAGCTGAGCAGCGCATTTTCAGAAACGACACCATACCTTCTACAAGAGGGAATTTATACGATGCTAATGGTCAGTTGCTGGCGACTTCTATCAGTAAATACGATATTCGTTTTGATGCTTTGGCACCATCCACCCAAGATTTTAATGATAACATAGCAGCTCTGGCAGAGGCATTATCAATGAAATTTAATACGTCTAAAGATTATTACCTCCAAAAATTGAGAAAAGCACACAGCAACCGCAACCGCTATATGCTTATCGCAAAAAACCTCAATTATGGAGACTATAAAGAAATTAGAGAGTTCCCTTTATTTGAAAAGGGTCCTTACCGGGGCGGTCTTATTATAGAAAAAAGGATCGTTCGGGAACATCCGTTGGGGAAAATGGCTGAGCGTATTGTAGGCTATGATCGCAACGGCAGTGCACCTGTAGGTTTAGAAGGTGCTTTTGCTCCTTATTTAAGAGGTAGTGATGGCGTGCGTTTAGAACAAAAAATAGGTAAGAATCAATGGAAGCCTATCTCAAGCGAGAATGAAATTGATCCTAATGATGGTTATGATGTGTATACCACTATCGATGTCAACATGCAAGATGTTGCTCATCATGCTTTATTAGAACAGCTGGAGTATTTTGAAGCAGACCACGGTACTGCGGTGGTTATGGAAGTGGCTACCGGAGAGATCAAAGCGCTTTCTAATTTAGGTAGAGGAGAAAGTGGTAAATATTTTGAAAAGAGAAACTATGCGGTTTGGGAATCTCATGAACCAGGTTCTACCTTTAAATTGATGAGTGTAATTGCTGCATTAGAAGATAAAGTAGTCGATACCAGTACTGTTTTTGATACTCAAGGCGGGAAAATTTCCTATTACGGTCGTAATGTGCGAGATTCTAAATACGGTGGTTACGGAAAAATAAGTGTTGCAAAAGCCTTTGAGGTTTCTTCAAACACAGCATTGGTGCAAATGATTCAAAACAATTATAAATCACATCCAGATGATTATGTGAATCGATTGTACAGTATGAATCTAAATGAAAAATTAGACCTTCCTATTAAAGGGGAAGGCGTTCCTATGATTCCGCATCCAGACGATGCTAACTGGAGCGGTCTTTCTTTGCCGTGGATGGGATTCGGTTATGGGGTGCAATTAACGCCACTTCAAACATTGACCTTTTACAATGCTGTAGCTAATAATGGTGTAATGGTGAAGCCTCGACTTATTAGAGAAGTGAAGTCTAAGGAACGATTGATAGAACAATTTGACAGAGAGATTATCAATCCTGCCATCTGTTCTCAGAATACCATCGATAAGGTAAAAGTGATGATGGAGAATGTGGTAAAAAGAGGAACGGCAGATAATCTTTACAGTAAAAATTTCTCTATGGCAGGTAAAACAGGGACCTGTCAGGCAGAGTACTGGAAAAGTCCAGGAAATTATATAGCTTCTTTTGCTGGGTACTTTCCAGCAGATAAGCCCAAGTACAGTTGTATAGTAGTCATACACAAGCCAAATACTAAAAAAGGATACTACGGTAACATTGTAGCTGGACCAGTTTTTAAAACCATTGCTCAAAAAATCTACGCTAACAACCCATTATTAGATGAGGTAGAACTACAAAAATCCATACCTGCACGGATTGCAAAGTCACATGACAATTACCTAAAGACCATACATCAACAAGCGGAAACAAGTATTAGTAAAATGCCCGATTTAATAGGTATGGAGGCTATGGATGCCATTGCAATAGTCGAAAACCTAGGGGCTAAAGTAGTTCTTAGAGGTTCTGGGAGAGTAAGCTCTCAAAGTTTAAAAGCAGGGACAAAATTGTCTTCTACAGTTAAAGTAACACTCACATTATTATGATGATTCTTAAAGACATATTGTATAAGGTAAGTCTGGACGTAGTTATAGGCACTACAAACGTACAGATCAATGACATCCAATTTGATTCTAGAGCGATTCAAAAAGGAGGTGTTTTTGTTGCGCTGAAAGGTACAGTCGTTGATGGTCATGAGTACATTGAAAAAGCCGTTTCATTAGGAGCAAAAGCGATTATTCTGGAAGAGCTTCCTGATTACCAAGAGGAGCAAGTGACCTATATAAAAGTAAAAAATACTCATAATGCACTAGCACTAATAGCGGCCAACTTTCATCAAAATCCTTCAAGAGATTTAAAGTTAGTTGGCGTTACCGGCACGAATGGTAAAACCACTACTACGTCTTTATTATACCAACTATTTAAAAAATCAGGTTTTAAAACGGGGTTAATTTCTACCGTAGAGATTTTAATCGATGAGAAAGTTGTCTCTACGAAGCATACAACACCAGATCCACTAACCATCAATAGACATCTTGCAGACATGGTTGCTGTAGGAGTAGATTATTGTTTTATGGAGGTGAGTAGTCATGGAATAGCACAAGAACGTGTTGCTGGGCTAGAATTTGCTGGTGGAATTTTTACCAACCTTTCCCATGACCATCTCGATTACCACAACAGCTTT is a window of Nonlabens sp. MB-3u-79 DNA encoding:
- the yihA gene encoding ribosome biogenesis GTP-binding protein YihA/YsxC encodes the protein MNITSAEFIISNQDVSKCPNSGIPEYAFIGRSNVGKSSLINMLVNQKSLAKTSGRPGKTQLINHFLINKTWHLVDLPGYGYARVSKSSKAKFQKFITKYFEKREQLVCGFVLVDIRHDPQPIDVEFMEWLGESEIPFSIVFTKADKLKPKALERNVEAYKKFLLEGIWEEMPPYFITSASNNQGKEELLNYIHGINETLK
- the gldB gene encoding gliding motility lipoprotein GldB — its product is MNLIKFFIILAFAKAITSCTPTHKVEEEIANIQVDVDLITFHKEFASANAADLPNLKEKFPLFFPPRVPDSMWISKLMGKDTIHNALENAVRDADFNYQEMERQMKDVMRHVIYYFPEFEATPMVTVLSDVNYRQKVIPTASQLIISIDTYLGKDHELYGGINKYQRENLNREQLPADVALAYARLFVNPSMERALLDNMIYHGKLHYVQELFAPKATGDQLLNYSPEKYVFTVENESQMWRYFIDNEMLYDTDSKLLSRFILPAPFSKFYLEVDQQTPGGVGRYIGYRMVKSFMENNQVDLETMIDLNAEEIFKRSKYKPLQ
- the rsmH gene encoding 16S rRNA (cytosine(1402)-N(4))-methyltransferase RsmH codes for the protein MTQPISYHNPVLLKESVDGLNIDPSGVYVDVTFGGGGHSREILARLGPEGKLFAFDQDIDALKNAIEDDRFLLIPQNFGYMKRFLRLYGIKEVDGILADLGVSSHQFDEAARGFSTRFDARLDMRMNQDQDLDAVIVLNQYSEEDLVRIFKSYGELRIALKLAQRIVAARQESEVTTVADLKAICAPLVPERIEHKLLAQVFQAIRIEVNKEMEVLYDFLRQSENILKIGGRLSVISYHSLEDRPVKRFMRNGLFEGEPEKDVFGRSSVPFKKIGKMIIPSREEIKENNRARSAKLRIAEKIERE
- a CDS encoding DUF3820 family protein, with protein sequence MEEPLFDHNLLIEMAWYKMPFGAHKGKFLSEVPESYYIWFRRQGFPTGKLGNYMQTVFDMKVNGIEGMLREIRRNTVNDRPVF
- the gldC gene encoding gliding motility protein GldC, which translates into the protein MSDKKNRSTIKIGIELDENRVPENIRWSAPDGGVDAAEAKAMMVSMWDSKDKESFRIDLWTKDMPVDEMRVFFHQTLVSMADTYHRATNDDKMRDTMIDFCDYFAEKLNLKEEE
- a CDS encoding alpha/beta fold hydrolase, yielding MTHDLIKDGKFEYYTTGKGTPIIILHGLMGGLSNFQGVIDYFPPKGYQVVVPTLPMYSTPLIKTSVGTFAKHINAFINHMGWDEVILLGNSLGGHIGLVTTKMFPEKIKALVITGSSGLYESAMGDSYPKKGDYEYIKAKSQDVFYDPAVATKEIVDEVFATVNDRNKLLKTLAIAKSAIRHNMSKDLPNMTTPICIIWGKQDGVTPPNVAVEFHEKLPNSDLYWVDKCGHAAMMEHPDEFNEILNSWLEKRGL
- a CDS encoding penicillin-binding protein — translated: MATTSKNILNKMYLVGAVFVIVALLVVVQIINIQFVDGDAYRAKAEQRIFRNDTIPSTRGNLYDANGQLLATSISKYDIRFDALAPSTQDFNDNIAALAEALSMKFNTSKDYYLQKLRKAHSNRNRYMLIAKNLNYGDYKEIREFPLFEKGPYRGGLIIEKRIVREHPLGKMAERIVGYDRNGSAPVGLEGAFAPYLRGSDGVRLEQKIGKNQWKPISSENEIDPNDGYDVYTTIDVNMQDVAHHALLEQLEYFEADHGTAVVMEVATGEIKALSNLGRGESGKYFEKRNYAVWESHEPGSTFKLMSVIAALEDKVVDTSTVFDTQGGKISYYGRNVRDSKYGGYGKISVAKAFEVSSNTALVQMIQNNYKSHPDDYVNRLYSMNLNEKLDLPIKGEGVPMIPHPDDANWSGLSLPWMGFGYGVQLTPLQTLTFYNAVANNGVMVKPRLIREVKSKERLIEQFDREIINPAICSQNTIDKVKVMMENVVKRGTADNLYSKNFSMAGKTGTCQAEYWKSPGNYIASFAGYFPADKPKYSCIVVIHKPNTKKGYYGNIVAGPVFKTIAQKIYANNPLLDEVELQKSIPARIAKSHDNYLKTIHQQAETSISKMPDLIGMEAMDAIAIVENLGAKVVLRGSGRVSSQSLKAGTKLSSTVKVTLTLL
- a CDS encoding FtsL-like putative cell division protein, with the protein product MAAKIYDILKGSFLTNDDAFKNWRFILFAAFLAIVMIYTGHSYERKVHKLAALNEQVTELHSEYTDLERRLMFMQMESTVAVKIKKKGIAPAQNPPQKIIILKTKDGNN
- the nadE gene encoding NAD(+) synthase; translation: MKVERVTDHIVKWLKDYAVKAGVKGYVVGVSGGIDSAVTSTLCAMTGLEVLCVEMPIHQHHDHVTRAQEHIIQLKHRFDNVDDVRSDLTPVFQIFKDQMPSVTSNPQVELTLGNTRARLRMTTLYYHGGVHGLLVAGTGNKVEDFGVGFYTKYGDGGVDISPIADLLKSEVYAVGKHLKVPESILKAAPSDGLYGAERTDEDQIGASYDELEQAMNQANKNINVETLSDREQEVFLIYSSYNKRNQHKMNPIPVCVIPKDLL
- the mraZ gene encoding division/cell wall cluster transcriptional repressor MraZ, whose protein sequence is MINFIGTYECKTDAKGRFMMPAALKKQLTPVMQEGFVIKRAVFQPCLELYPLVEWNKMMEKLNGLNRFNRKHNDFIRRFTAGVKTVEVDANGRLLIPRDLITIAGITKEVTVSSAVNILEIWDKERYEAAIDDSLDDFADLAEEVMGNDTTDLLS